DNA from Gracilinanus agilis isolate LMUSP501 chromosome 3, AgileGrace, whole genome shotgun sequence:
AAAAGAGGTGGATGCGCAGAGAAGCATTTTGAGAATAATTGAGAATAAATGGAGATTAGGAGGAGGACTATCACAAGTTTCCATTTACAAGGCAATTGAAGCTCTGCAAAAATTTGTATATTGAACATTTTATTAGAACCTCCTTGAAGGACTTGTGAAGCCAGCATCATTATTATCCCAAAATTAGAGATGACTAATGACCTGAAAGCTCTAAAAAATCTAAGATGACTTGTTCCTTTCCatttggtaaaaataaaacatcacCTTACAGTGTCTTTAATCACATGATATTCCCTACCTATATATTGAAATTGATTTATATCCATTATATTTATAAGGGAAAATTGATTatgaaaatataggaaaaaaaaccaaaaatataaaaaatttcttCCAGTACCACCAGGGCACAGCCTCTCCTCCAAGATCTCAGTCTTTGAGAGTACACAGctagcaggatttgaactccggaaaaggagtctttctgacttgaggCCAAGCACTATGTCTGCTAGTTACCCCAATCTTGAAtaactatttcattatttcctatctacgtgactctgggcaagttgtttcCCCTCTCTTACCCTTAGCTTATTCCTTTGTTAAATGGGGGGATGATATAAGGTAACCTCTCAACTTCTCTGAAACTCTAAGAGTTATGATCTTAATATTTCGTAGATCAGGATCaagtattatgtttttattttttctttaattaaaaaaaacaaaaacaactaatttcttccattttacttTAATGGTGAATGGTTCCAGCTATGTTCTATGCACTATATATTCACTTAGTGAAGCATGAATGgctaattattattgtcatttgttTTATGTGCTTGACAAGCAGAGCAATAATTAAATAGGAGAGTCAACATATTTCCAGTCATTACAGCAATTGTGCAGGCCATTTCACAAAAGTAAGAAGGGGAAAATCTCATTATGGTGAAAAATTGAACAAAGGTACTGCTGTCTTTTGAGTGACCATTTACAGTTGCACTATTGCTTACCTTTCACATCTTCATTAACAAATTGATTTCACAAGCTGGAGAAGCAGCTGTCCAACATCTCTAGCTCAGAAAAGTTTCTCAAACTGAGATTTTTGACATTTGCGGGGATATTAATTCTAGTAGAGGATCATAATAAACATCATTAAACTAAGTCAATCAATTTCTTAAAGGATATATGcacttctcaaaagaaaaaattaaaaatatatgagaGAATGCTCTATTTAACTAAAAATGAGAAAACGCAAATGAAACTCAGAATTTTTGTCTCTAattcagaaaattggaaaaaacctaaaaaatgataaaaaaaatatttattttggagGAAAGGATCATGGAAATATAGACacatgaatgcattgttggtatAAATGTGAAATGATCCAATAATTCTAGAAAGCCACCTGGAATTATATGAAGAGAGTAACGAAGAAAGTAACAAAAaatgtacaaatctttttttttttcacaaaacagAAGCACCTACTGCTAAGCATatactccaaatgagatcactgaaaaaacagaaaggctctatataaagcaaaatatttatagcagcactttttggtatagcaaagaaaaatgggaaacaaagtggattcccatcaattggaaaatgcaAAACAAATAGCAATAggtgactgtaatggaatattactaagacataagaaatgagaaacatggaaagatattttttcatataaaatgatgaaagtggaacctggaaaacaatatatacaatggcTAGaataattcaaatagaaaaaattcaaacCTGAAACCTATGAAAATATAATGGCCACGCTTGTCCCCagaaaagagatatgagaagacatttCCCCTAACTTTGTCACAATTGAGGAGGGGTGAGTACAACTAGAATACTGCATAAAAATCAGTCTTTTTCAGGATGCTGGTTCgttttctgtaaatatttttcctattttaaaaatttaagttccaTAACTATTACgaatctgaggaaggatttgaattgagTTCTCTCATCTCCAAGTCCAATGTAACATCTATCCATTGGACCACTCAGATGCCTCTTTTCTGAGCCTGATTTCTCATCTTTAGTGGCAAATGATTCCACCTGAAGTCCCTCCTTTGCAGAGTGAATCTGTGCCCAAATGAGATGATGGAtggaaaacactttgcaaaacaTGCCATAATATTATCATTGGAAGCACCATCAATGATTGGTCAGGTCTCTGCTTAGGGAACATGATgttttaaatgctaaattttCCACTCccttatacatattttttatctACATATTGcctataattaatttaatattatttctttaataataatttttaaagtagtaAAGATGTGTAACCAAATTAGAAGTCAGGTAAGTGAAGGCATTGCGAGTATTACCATGAAATACAAATTCATTATGGTGTCCAAACCCATTACTTGGAGGATTCTATTTTGTACGACTTCTATCTGCCTATATTTTGCTTCATTTGCTCATGGAGACAGATACTGGAAAGATGCAAGCTGTGTACAGATGTGTAGGTAAAGAGAGAACTGTTCCAGGATGATAGATTTTGAATTTTGATTTTGCCTTTGGGGTAGAGTAAGATCAGAGAGGCCCTCACATAAATGAAAATGGTGTTTGGAAAGCATGAAAAATATGTTTTACCTTCCATAAATGTTGCATTTTCATAAGATCAAGTGCCACAATATTAAATCTGAAAAACGACTCGAGACGTTTCTATTTGAAGAAATGTCACCTGAGTTCCCATGACCTTTCCAACATCAAACTGTTTCTCTGCAAGAGAGATACTTAAATGATTCAAAGTAAAGACTTAAGCTTCTACTCTTAAAATATTAACATGATTTCTTAGATTTTCTAAATATCTCTATATCAGTGATGTACAAATTCACATGGATTGAATgctatgaaataataaaataataatagctaaaatttatatagaacttactatgtgctgggcattgtcCTAAATGCTTTACActtatctctttttaaataaaaaaaaatttacatcttGATACAATTTTTAGTAATCATTCTTTGACATTTGGCAATCCacgttctctctctctttctttctttctctttctctctctctttttccctttctctttctctcattccctaccctcaagatgagtaatatgatatagttcatatatgtgttataaaataaataattacatgtacatcatgttatgaaagaaaacacatgtcACACTTGaggaaaaattcatgaaataattcataactcttttgattctcacaacagctttcaaagtaggtattattattactacccccattttacagataaggaaaccaaggtaagcagggttaagcgacttgctcagggtcacataagctagcaagtgtctgaagccagattggaactcaggagtCAGGACTTCTGATCTGGTAATCTATTCGCttgtactacttagctgcctaCACTATAAATATAATCATGTGTATCAGTGTTGTATTgagtgaatattatttttataagtggttttattttttaaatttaatttaatttttaaatttatatatttttttcattttagtttattataCATCAAGATGAGTTGGAATTTTGAATCTCTGAATTAGACTGAATTTATAATCAGGGGATCTAAGTACAGGTTTAAATTCCAGCTATTACCTAtttaattgtgtgactttgggtaactGATGTTGGTTACCTCTCTAGGTTTCTGTTGCCTCATTATTAGATTGATATGgctagactaaatgatctctaaacaCCATTCCAATTCTAAAACTTAGTTCTGGCTGTGAATGTCAGGCAGTGAGGGCTATCACTTTGCTTTTTCACATCCTTACCCTCACCTATCCCACTAATTTAGAAATGGACAATCATTTTAAGAGAATAGGATCATTCTGTTTTTAAGAGATTATTCATGAATGAGTAcaaatggccaaaaaaaaaaaaaagccaccttAGAGAAGATGAGGATTTATATTAtccttcttgactaagtctgtcAACTGCTTTATCTCCTTTGGGGCAAGAAAGTCTGTAACAAGAAGAGATTCTTAAATTAGGTACTTATGCATGTAACAATTGGTTTTGTAAAGTAAGTGGTCCAAGAGCTTGCTCACATCTCTCCGACCATCCATTCTTCTCCtctataagttttctgaaatagTCTGGACTCTGATATCAAGGGGTTGAGTCCCAATCACATGAACTAAAGACTATTCTCCCAGGAGGCTAATCTCTGAAAAAGATAATTCATTTTTGGGTTAATGAACAGAAAAGTAGTCATTGGAGAAATCAGAAATCCATTATACcaaagagagagaattcaaatttggctttcaTTTCCATTGGTGGCTCTGTCAGATGTTGGAAAATCATTATATTGCTCGCATGCAAGTGATAGGTTATCTCTTGTTGGACAAGGGATGAAAATCCTCCTTTATTCTTGCCGTGATTGGTTTTCAAACAATTTGAAcattcatctggatttttaaATTATGATTAGAATTGGCCATTCTGCAGTGGTACAAGAATTTCCATGATTGCTGATGTCTTTCCAGTATGGAATGCATTGACGTAAATTCAGTGGAAACATTAGAGTGACTGTGATTTGCATTCAGTGCTTTTTGGtggattttaattcaataaaatcaGTCACTGAGTATTTATGAAGTTCCTTCTATTTGCCAGACTTCATGCTTAATATTATAGATACAAAAGCAATAACTGGACAGCCttcaagtagcttatattctactagagcTGAAAGGCAACATGTTTAAAGATATGGTCGTGTAAAAGATCTCTAGGACTCTTGTTTTCCTCATTCGTAAACTGGGATTTAGACCCATTGacttgaaggtcccttctagttctaaatcaacGGATCTTACGATTTCTAAAGTcacttccatctttaaatcttgTTTCCTCACATTTTGGCCATACTTTCTCAAAGTACTCTCAACCTCACATTTCTATGTAATTTCTTCTTATCCATAAATTCTTTAATTCTCTCCATGACTGTGTgtatggacccctttggcatcCTGCtgaaaattatgaatattttctcagaataattttttgagttgttgttattcagttgtgtctgactcttcacaactccatttgaggttttcctgacaaagatactggaatggtttgccatttccttctccagctcattttacaaatgaggaaactgaggcaaagagggttaagtggcttgctcagaaATAGTAAGTatgtgagtccagatttgaactcaggaagatgagtccactCCAGTCCCATCACTTTattactgtgccacttagctattcataaaataatgtataaattttttaatctatagaaataataatagtaagtaGAGGATGGGGGAAATAAGGAAAGACCAACCTAATCTATGTGTTAGAATGAAATAAACACCCATTTTTTCACTGTTTAAACAGGTAAAAAGATGGCCTATCAAAAGGTGAATGCAGATCAGAGAGCCCCTGGACATTCTCAGTACTTGGACAATGATGACCTGCAGGCCACTGCCCTTGACCTGGAATGGGACATGGAACAGGAGTTGGAGGAGCCTGGTTTTGACCGTTTCCAGCTTGACAGGGCTGAAAACCAGAACCTGGAGAATTCAGATGCTGCAGACCTAGATCTTGATTCCATTCAGCCAGCCACATCCCCCAAAGGAAGATTCCAGAGACTTCAGGAGGACTCAGACTATGTGAGCCGTTATCCAAGAACGACACCAAAGAACAGCCACTGTAATATTTTCCGCTTCTCCAAAATCTTTTGCACTCTgaccttcttatttattttgggaATTGTGATTGGATATTATGCACATACAAAATGCCCTTCCCAGGATCCACCTCCAGGACAATCTGATCCTCAGCTGTACCAAGAGATCCTCAAGGAGATCAAAGCAGAAGATATCCAGAAGCTTTTCAGGTGAGTTTGCTCTCTTCCTAATATTATGGAGGTAAATGTTGGTAACATGGACAATGCTGGCAAtctttctaaggtttcttcccaACTGCCATATCATGAAAATGTAAGTACTCATATCCcgacttaaaaattaattatttaatataattgagcTGTTGTTGGCTAATTGTTAAATGGCCATGTCTTATTGTAGCTTCTTGAAAACTTGTCTAGACTCAATTTTTCTTTAACCCCAGAAATTTCTTAAGAATCTTCTTCTTAAATATGAGTTTTGAAAATAGACTATTCCTTCAGCCTTCAACAAGTGATAGTGTTGTTTTACTTAGCTACTCAAAGGACACTCGTTGGTAGCtcctaatgaatgtttattagaCTGATAcaaaatcagagcttgatttgcCATGTTAAAAGACCAGGGTATGCCGTAACGCTATTTCCTTGAGAGAAGATCACAAAGAACCAAGCTTTCTCCTCAAGACCTCCCGTGCTTGACATCTTCTCCAGTGCTGGCTGCTTTTCTCATACCTCCAACATGTAAGGTCAAGGGGAAGAGTGGTCCTCCTCATTCCCTTTGGCCATTCCGGAGCTGCCCACTGCCCTCAGCACTTCAAGACCATCTGTTCTCAAAAGTTCCCTCCACTATGCTCCAGGTTACTTAAGAGCTGTTCTTGGAGCACAGCTTTCTCCTTCCCATTTAATCTgtaattcctagcccttccccttGCTTTGACCTCCCAGTTTTTCAAAATAACCAATTCCCACAATCTCTGTCCACTGACTATCTCAGTCATTTGCATGAGGAAGCATAATTAAGTTTCTTAATCAACTCCTTGCTTCAGACTCCTCCAAACACATCATTCTGTTTTCTTGAAAATTCATTTCAGTTAAACAGTTTTAGTGTGTAGGCAATGCTTAAATTTGAATAAACATAGGCAGATCAGtgtaacattttgttttattttaaagtcattaaCTTATATTTATTCTTTGAGATTCACGCCAAACTACCTGGTTCTACCTTTGGTACCATTTAGAAgatgcatttcttttttatggTCTAAAGGAGAGGCGGTGATAAGTCCTTTCCTCTGAAAGACTGACATTTTCTGGAGCACTGGGATGGGCACAATATAGGGATGGGAgaattccatttccttcctttagAAGTTCCCTGTTTAAACTCATCATTTTGCCCTAGGAAGGTATTTCAAAGCAGGATGGCAAATGAGATTGAATTTGATATTCGAATGGAGTAACAGACTTGCCTTTTGATGGCCCAGACTGCTGAGGAGAAAAGGATAAAATGTGCCGTGTGCTAATTATGGCTTATACCATCACACAAACAAAAACAGGACGCCTTATGCCTGGCATCCCACCTCTCTGTATTTTAGCTAGCAGCAGGCATggtttctcatttctcaaatgtttgGATGAGGGAATAATGAAAAACAGAATGGGGAGGAGGGTGTCTGGAAATTTAGCTATTGTCAAATGTTTAGACTTTTTATAGACAGGGAAGGCTCACGTATCGGTCATTAGTCTCAGTTTTGGATAATTAAACATGAGTTAGGTTATGTTGCATAAATGTACTTGGTAAACATGCCGAACtcatcatatgttttcatctggtGATTAATCCTTTAAAGAAAGAGTAGGATGTGTTATCTTTGCTTCTCAACAATAACAACGAAAAAGACCTTTTTCAGAAAACAAGGTAGAATTCTATTGTCGTAATCATTGCTGATTCACATGTGAGCCTATGGCAGCATTCAGTTCTTCCCCCCTTCTGAAGGGgcatgatttgaaaaattatgatACTGTATTCAGAAAGGAATCTAAGTATTTTTCTACAATGAAATGTAATTTGCAGACCATCATCTGTCTTTTTTTGTAAACTAGCATGTATTATGCTCAGTTGTGACAATGGAGGACTGTATTTTGGAGCCACCATCATGGATCATTTTAGCCTTCATGTGGCTGGCCCAAAAGGCAATCCCTGAGGGATTTCATATGCTTAAAACATCCTTTAATTGTTAATCAGGTATTCTTGAACCTGAGAAAATAATCAAATGGATGGAAAAATGGACTTCAGGGCCTAAGCAATGAATGTCCCACTTCTAGCAACCCCCACATGGAGTTTGACTTTGAAACTTCGATCAAAAAGAATGACTATAGATTAATGGTGACCCCCTAATACACCACCCACCCCTACTCCAAGtaggctttgatttttttatataccAGCAAGCATATATTTTAATCTGTAAGGGAGTCTAGAGATCACCTAGTCAAATCCATTcatttttcataaaagaaaacaGGACCACAGAGGATAAATGATTTTCCTGAGACCACAGAGATCATAGGTCAATCAGCACACAATTGTGAAGTATTTAATATGTTCATACACTATGCTAAGAttgttaaaacaaaaaacaacaaataattcctgctctcagggagtACACAGTCCAATGGCATCCATCGGCTATGATAAGCAGATTATGTTAATAGAATGA
Protein-coding regions in this window:
- the LOC123242066 gene encoding inactive N-acetylated-alpha-linked acidic dipeptidase-like protein 2; translation: MAYQKVNADQRAPGHSQYLDNDDLQATALDLEWDMEQELEEPGFDRFQLDRAENQNLENSDAADLDLDSIQPATSPKGRFQRLQEDSDYVSRYPRTTPKNSHCNIFRFSKIFCTLTFLFILGIVIGYYAHTKCPSQDPPPGQSDPQLYQEILKEIKAEDIQKLFR